In Citrus sinensis cultivar Valencia sweet orange chromosome 3, DVS_A1.0, whole genome shotgun sequence, the sequence tatatatgggtaacgatcatgccttggagatcgctggtattggtactatcaaaataaaaatgtttgatggtacaattcgcacaattggggaggtacgacatgtcaacggcctaaagaaaaatctattgtctttgggacaaatggatagtcatgggtgcaaaactcatgtggagaatggaattatgaagatcgttaaaggcgcgcttgtattgatgaaggcagaGAAGATCGATGCTaatctattcatgcttaaaggagaaacactatAGGAGACTGATGCGTGTGTCGcgtcaaatggagaagaatcaacgatgatgtggcatctcaaactcggccacatgtcagaacaaggcttgaagattctctttgagcgaaaattgcttccggggctcaaatcggtaagtttaccattttgcgagcattgtgttataagtaagcagcatagattaaaattcagtagatctattgctagaagtaaatgcattctagacttgattcattctgatgtttgggaatcaccggatatatccatgggaggtgcaaagtacatggtgactttcattgatgattattccagaagatgttgggtgtatccaattaagaaaaagtcagatgtatttcctgtgtttaaagaatacaaagcgcgggtggaacttgaatctggtaaaaagatcaagtgcttgaggacagataatggtggagaatatacagacggcgagtttcttgctttctgtaagcaagaaggtattcagagACAGTTCACGAtggcatacactcctcaacaaaatggagtggcagaacggatgaacagaactattacagaaagaataagagctatgttgaagactgctggtctacccaattcattctgggcagaagcagccaaaactgcctgttatatagtaaatcggtCGCCGTCTACAGCTATTGGGTTGAAGACGgcgatggagatgtggactggaaagccagctgattattcctacctacatgcatttggatgtcctgtgtacgtgatgtacaatgcccaagaaagaacaaagctggatgcaaaatctagaagatgtatcttcttggggtatgctgatggagtaaaggggtatcgtctgtgggaccccactgcccacaagatcgtcatcagcagagatgttatttttgtagaagatcaactacaaagaaaagatgaagataatggcactgtaaaagaaaagtcagagactgTGCCGGTATATGTCGAAAATAAtccagaagattcagattcttctgaagcagcatcagagcacgaggaacaagaaccagttgagtccgaggctccagaagttcgtcggtcaactcgtgagagacgaccgccaacgtggcactcggagtatgtcacagagatcaacgttgcatactgtcttctaacagaggatggagagccttcaactttccatgaagctttaaacagctcagatgttgctttgtggatgacagcaatgcaggaagaaattgaagctctacacaagaacaagacatgggaacttgtaccactaccacgtggaagaaaagccattggaaacaaatgggtctacaagatcaaacgtgatggcaatgaccaagtggagcggtatcgtgCGAGACTGgtagtgaaaggatatgctcagaaagaatgtattgacttcaacgagatattttctccggtggttcgactcacaacagtTAGAATAGTCTTGGcaatgtgtgctacatttgacctacatctagagcagttagatgttaaaactgcatttcttcatggagaacttgaagaagaaatttatatgctccaaccagaaggttttgcagaaaaaggaaaggagaacttggtttgcaggttgaacaaatctctatacggtctcaaacaggcgccgaggtgttggtataagagatttgattccttcatcatgagccttggatacaacagactcagttcagaTCATTGTacatattacaagaggtttgaagataatgatttcatcattttactgttgtatgtggatgacatgttggtagcaggtcccaacaaagatcgaatccaagaattgaaggcacagttggctagggagtttgaaatgaaggacttgggaccagcaaacaagattctagggatacaaattcaccgagacagaaataacaggaagatttggctctcacagaagaattatttgaagaaaatcttgcggcgcttcagcatgcaagattgtaagtcaatttctaccccacttcctgttaatttcaaattatcctcaagtatgtgtcctagcaatgaagcagggaggaaggagatgtctcgagtaccgtatgcatcagcagtgggaagtttaatgttcgctatgatatgtacaagaccggacattgcacaagcagtgggagcagtcagtcgatacatggcgaatcctggtggagagcattggataactgtgaagaggattctgagatacatcagaggaacctcagatgttgcattatgttatggaggatcagagtttactgtcagaggttatgtggattcagattttgcaggagatcttgataaaaggaaatccactactggttatgtgtttacacttgcgggagcagctgtaagctgggtttcgaaactgcagaccgttgtggctttatctacaacagaagcagagtacatggcagctacacaagcttgcaaggaagctatttggatacaaagattattggaggagctcaGGCACAAACAATAGAAAATTTCTGTGTattgtgacagtcagagtgccttacacattgcaaggaatccagcctttcattccaggacaaagcacataggagtccagtatcacttcgttcgtgaagtagtggaagatggaagtgtggatttgcagaaaatccataccaaagagaacctagcagatgttttgaccaaaccgataaatactgataagtttgtctggagtagatcctcttgtggcctagcagaaacgtaggcaacatgattatggcgaagcagaaaggatagtgtggagattgattgctTTTCACtctaatctccaagtgggagaatgtgGAAAATAGCACCACCTTTTCTAGAAGGTGGCACCACTATTCCCTATTTTGAATGCGGCTGTTGCTGCATTCtttgaaacaaagaaaacaaaagaagaatggAGGATGAGGAGTCGTAATCTAGAAGCTGTAAatgtttgaagaagaaatatgaaGTTAGAAAAAGAGATGCCGGGccgaagaaggaaaagaaaagaaaaattaataaaataaaaataataattaaatattaaatgaacaGTAGCCaatttttggctataaaaacGCTGGCTCCCTTCATTTGTAAATCATCGAGTTCTTcagttcttttctttatttagagAGGGTTTTAAGAGTtatagtgatttgagagtttgggtgtattggggttttgggaagtgagctaaaatactacaatacttgtaactccttttcactagtaaaatatttccttctgtcttcgcccgtggatgtaggctaaaagccgaaccacgtaatttctggtgtcctctattgtgcttgttctttattttatttccaatttcattttagctgcggtcctgcttcacccaccaatttcatAACAAAATCTACAAAGTAAAAGGTATTAGAACCGACCATTTCGCAGTGCAATTGATGTGTGGGATATGAATGCCATAATTTGATACCAGTTTAATGTTTAGGGACATGATAAACAGAGCAAATAGCATATCCCACAACCCTATTCTTATTATGCAAATATGAAGGCCTTCTGACAGTAATTGATGAACCCTCATTCTGATACATGAACCACTTGGGAATTTCGCTTCCTGGAAcaacaatgaagaaaaaatttctttgatcTGACACTTCCtgcaaccaaaaaataaaaaattaaggagtCCATATCATTACTTAATTTTCGGGCATAATTACGGCATAGCTGGAAGACACGGAGTGAGAGACTGACCTTAAGGTACTCTCGTAGCATTGAAAATTCCAGACCGTTGTTTCCGAGCAATTTCAAGCTGCctatacaattaattaatgtgcAATAGGACTTGCGCAGTTTTAATGCACCTAACAATGTCACCAACGAAGCACAACCATTCGCTTTAACTTTCTTTACGTTGGGTGGAAGTTGTGGCAGAGATTGAAGCCTTTTACAATCTTCCAATACCAATATTTCAAGCTTAAAAAGACAATTAATGCTTGCCGGTAGCGAAACAAAATTGTTTCCGCtcatatacaatttttttaatgagtatAAGCTGCCAATACCACTCGGGATTGTTCCTTCCCCTAGATCACAGTAACTGAGATCCAATTTGCTTAAAGAGCACAAACCTGACAGAGAAATCAAGCTCAAAGCCCCTAGGTCTGAACTCCTTCGCTTCcaattgaagagaaattgcAAATGCCATGATGTAGACGACGGTTGTCCACAGCACCCAGAAAAAGATAGTGTTTTAATATTCTTCATAAGAAAAATGGAGGATGCAGGTCGTCTTATAGCTGTTCCGCTTATATCAAGTTCTTCCAGACTTTCTATTTGCCCAAGCGTCTCTGGCACATTTTCAAGTTTGGAGCATCCTGAGAGATTTAGAGTTTGAAGAGATTTCAAACCATTTATACCGCTGGGAAGTCTCACTAGATCGTTGCagttattcaaatttaacaattGAAGTCCGGTCAAAAGTTCTATAGAAGATGGCACTTCTGTAATGGAAGTTCCATCTAAGAAGAGCTCCGTCAGATCTTTCATACTTCCCCAAATCTCTGGAAACTTCCTAAATTTCGAGCAACCAGAGAGCTTAAGAGTTCTTAGGCATTTTAATCTTGTTAAAGAAATTGGAAGACTCTTGATATTTTTgcaatctttcaaattcaacaaagTAAGTCCAGTTAGATGTTGAATTGATAATGGCAACTCTTCAATAATTGTTCTGTCTAAACAGAGTTCTGACAGATCATTCATATTTCCATCAAACTCTAGAAACTTCTTTATCAGTTTCGAGCAACCAGAAAGAACGAGTGTTTTAAGCGATTTCATAGAAATCTTGCCTGGAAGAGTTGTAAGACTTGTACAATCTTTCAGGTTCAATATGATAAGCTTACTGTAAAGCAGTAAAGATGGGTGAATTTCACGCAGACTTGTACATCCTTCAAGATCCAGCTCCTCTAAATTTGAGACCTCTGTGAAGTTTGGTGTTTTAATCAAGTCCTGAGAATGGCTGAGTTTCATGACTTTCAACATGTTTAAAGGCTGTTGAAAACAAAAGCAGGAAAAAATGATActtcttaatttatatacaaCTGTAATACTATCAACAATTATTCacagaaaaaattcaaattattgacaaaattattgatCTTACTTTGATTCCCTTCCATAATTCTTCAATGCGGCTGTAGcacattttaaattcaatagtTTTATCCAATTGCAGATTTGATGGCAAAGATTTCAAAGGATACCGATGCCAATCAAGTAATCGCAACCTGTTAGAGGTATTCTAGGCCACTAGGAAGTTGCACATTACTAATTTTGAGCAGTCTTAGGTTGGTCATCTGCGAAAATGCTTTAGCACTTGCACTTAAGTAAACCTCATTTTCAGGAAAGTAGGCATTAACTATTATTCCTTCCATTACTTCACCTCCCTAAAAATTATAAGCAaacaataagtaaataaaaaaaataatgtcaagATGTTGAAAATTCGTTAGAGATGTAATTGGGAAAAATAAAGTAGCAAGCATCAACaagtttttgatttaataattcaCTTACTGTGTTTTCTATCAACACCTGGCGTACTTCTTTTTCCTTCCATAATCTGCTGCGTTTCCCAGGTTCTTCGGGGGATTGTCTCGTGACAATCAGTTGTCCCAATTCTTGTAACAAATCATGCATCCCCAGTGTGTTGTCGTCATCAACTATTAAAAGAGATCTTTCAATAAGAACTTCTATTCCAATGACAGGAAAAAAACCACATCCCTCTAGAATTTTTGTTACATAATCTCTATTCTTCCCTTTAAAGAAACATGCAATATCAAGAACTATTTTCTTCTCAGAATCTTGTAGTCGGTCAAAACTTATTTGAAGTATACTCATAATCTTATTTGGAGGATCTATTTGAAGTCTTTCCAGGGTACTTCTCCATTGATCTACAGATCTAACATTCAAAAAGGAACCTAAAACTTCGATAGCTAATGGAACACCACCAGCATAATTTACAAAACGTTCAGATAGCTGCACACGTTCTTCCAAAGGCTGATTGGTTTTAAAAGCTTTCATGTTGAAGAGTTGAAGAGCTTCATTGTAGTTTAGTCCATTAGGCTTATACACTTCATCCACTCCATTTGTCTTTAACAAACCTTCATCTCTTGATGTTATGATGATCCTACTGCCTGAACCATACCACCCATGCTTTCCAGCTAAATATTCTAATTGCTTTGAATCAACCACATCATCAATAACAAGAAGAACCTTCTTGTGTTGCAGCCTACTCCTTA encodes:
- the LOC127900698 gene encoding TMV resistance protein N-like — encoded protein: MTSVSKQNVSHWTYDVFLSFRGVDTRKSFISHLYAALNEKGIYVFKDDKELEKGESISPRLLKAIEASRIAIIVFSKNYASSTWCLDELVHILDCKNKNAQRIVYPIFYDVEPTVVRNQTGNFQEAFAKHVEVFKKSIEKVQKWREALKEVANISGWELKEYRNESKFISDIVNAISSQIRVKSKILKKLVGIDSRLEELRFLMDKGPSADVRIIGICGMGGLGKTTLARVIYDLISHEFEGSSFVANVREKSEREGGVISFQRQLVSQLLKLTDNRIWNEDDGINILRSRLQHKKVLLVIDDVVDSKQLEYLAGKHGWYGSGSRIIITSRDEGLLKTNGVDEVYKPNGLNYNEALQLFNMKAFKTNQPLEERVQLSERFVNYAGGVPLAIEVLGSFLNVRSVDQWRSTLERLQIDPPNKIMSILQISFDRLQDSEKKIVLDIACFFKGKNRDYVTKILEGCGFFPVIGIEVLIERSLLIVDDDNTLGMHDLLQELGQLIVTRQSPEEPGKRSRLWKEKEVRQVLIENTGGEVMEGIIVNAYFPENEPLNMLKVMKLSHSQDLIKTPNFTEVSNLEELDLEGCTSLREIHPSLLLYSKLIILNLKDCTSLTTLPGKISMKSLKTLVLSGCSKLIKKFLEFDGNMNDLSELCLDRTIIEELPLSIQHLTGLTLLNLKDCKNIKSLPISLTRLKCLRTLKLSGCSKFRKFPEIWGSMKDLTELFLDGTSITEVPSSIELLTGLQLLNLNNCNDLVRLPSGINGLKSLQTLNLSGCSKLENVPETLGQIESLEELDISGTAIRRPASSIFLMKNIKTLSFSGCCGQPSSTSWHLQFLFNWKRRSSDLGALSLISLSGLCSLSKLDLSYCDLGEGTIPSDCKRLQSLPQLPPNVKKVKANGCASLVTLLGALKLRKSYCTLINCIGSLKLLGNNGLEFSMLREYLKEVSDQRNFFFIVVPGSEIPKWFMYQNEGSSITVRRPSYLHNKNRVVGYAICSVYHVPKH